From one Leifsonia soli genomic stretch:
- a CDS encoding WHG domain-containing protein: MPRAGLTRAAVTAVALELVDEGGTAGFERLTLAAVAGRAGVAVPSLYKHVASLGDLRRLVATESVAELTRVLAGATIGRAGPEAVRAAADAIRGFAHRHPGRYAATQVAADAADPADAELAARAGESLTVLAGVLRGFGLPDDELVDAIRMLRSAVHGFVTLELGGGFRLSDDLDRSYSVLVDGVIAGVERLAA, encoded by the coding sequence GTGCCTAGGGCCGGGCTCACGCGTGCTGCCGTCACCGCGGTCGCCCTGGAGCTGGTCGACGAGGGCGGCACGGCGGGCTTCGAGCGGCTCACGCTCGCGGCCGTCGCCGGCCGTGCCGGCGTCGCCGTCCCCAGCCTGTACAAGCACGTGGCGTCGCTCGGGGATCTGAGACGCCTGGTCGCGACCGAGTCGGTCGCGGAACTCACCCGCGTGCTGGCAGGCGCCACCATCGGGCGGGCAGGGCCGGAGGCGGTCCGTGCCGCGGCGGACGCCATCCGCGGATTCGCCCACCGGCACCCCGGACGCTACGCGGCGACGCAGGTGGCGGCTGACGCCGCGGACCCGGCCGATGCGGAACTCGCCGCGCGGGCGGGCGAGTCGCTGACCGTGCTGGCCGGCGTGCTGCGCGGATTCGGCCTGCCCGACGACGAACTGGTCGATGCCATCCGGATGCTGCGCAGCGCGGTGCACGGGTTCGTCACGCTCGAACTGGGCGGAGGCTTCCGTCTTTCCGACGATCTGGACCGCAGCTACTCTGTGCTCGTCGATGGGGTGATCGCCGGAGTGGAGCGGCTGGCCGCCTGA
- a CDS encoding alpha/beta fold hydrolase, whose protein sequence is MNTSTDSQVHFLQRPDGRVSYTVEGSGPLVVAVPGMGDLRSSYRELVGPLVAAGYRVAVTDLRAHGDSDTTFTEFGDIATGRDVIALIEELGGPAVVLGNSMGAAAAAWAAAERPDLVAGLVFYGPLLRDPAMGRAATGLLHLLYRAMFVKPWGAATWAGYYGGTLNRGRKAPWLAEHTARIRASLSEPGRLRSFRRLTLALTHSVVEPRLADVRAPMLAFVGDLDPDFRDLPAECAWMESIGAEVVRVPDAAHYPHAQRPDLTVPTTLAFIASRRDGDGSAWAARA, encoded by the coding sequence ATGAACACTTCCACCGATTCGCAGGTCCACTTCCTGCAGCGTCCGGACGGGCGCGTGAGCTACACCGTCGAGGGCTCCGGGCCCCTCGTGGTCGCGGTGCCCGGCATGGGCGACCTCCGCTCCAGCTACCGCGAACTGGTCGGTCCGCTCGTGGCCGCCGGATACCGCGTGGCCGTGACCGACCTGCGGGCGCACGGCGACTCGGACACGACCTTCACCGAGTTCGGCGACATCGCGACCGGCCGCGACGTGATCGCGCTGATCGAGGAGCTCGGCGGCCCGGCCGTCGTCCTCGGCAACTCCATGGGCGCCGCAGCGGCCGCGTGGGCCGCCGCCGAACGTCCCGACCTCGTCGCCGGGCTCGTCTTCTACGGCCCGCTCCTCCGCGACCCGGCGATGGGACGCGCGGCCACCGGCCTGCTGCACCTGCTCTACCGCGCGATGTTCGTGAAGCCGTGGGGTGCGGCCACGTGGGCCGGCTACTACGGCGGAACCCTCAACCGGGGGAGGAAGGCCCCCTGGCTCGCCGAGCACACGGCGCGGATCCGCGCCTCCCTGAGCGAACCGGGGCGCCTCAGGAGCTTCCGGCGCCTCACGCTCGCCCTCACCCACTCGGTGGTGGAGCCGCGCCTCGCCGACGTGCGGGCCCCGATGCTCGCCTTCGTCGGCGACCTCGACCCCGACTTCCGCGACCTCCCGGCCGAATGCGCCTGGATGGAGTCCATCGGCGCGGAGGTCGTGCGCGTGCCCGACGCCGCCCACTACCCGCACGCACAGCGACCCGACCTCACCGTGCCGACGACGCTGGCGTTCATCGCCTCCCGGCGCGACGGCGACGGCTCGGCCTGGGCGGCCCGTGCCTAG
- a CDS encoding NUDIX hydrolase family protein, whose protein sequence is MSVRTPDPDPTPDPLPGDGPQPGPAWLSDIELEQIRRRLPLLYVEAVPVRVDGLGQVTEVGILLRANAVGQITRTLVSGRVMYGETLREALFRHLEKDLGPMAFPQLPASPVPFQVAEYFPMPGVSPYTDERQHAVSLAYVVPVTGTCDPRQDALELTWMTPEEAVSLTVSEELEGGRGALVKAAMASLGRIA, encoded by the coding sequence ATGAGCGTTCGCACCCCGGATCCGGACCCGACTCCCGACCCGCTGCCCGGCGACGGGCCGCAGCCGGGTCCTGCCTGGCTGTCCGACATCGAGCTGGAGCAGATCCGTCGCCGGCTCCCGCTGCTGTACGTCGAGGCGGTGCCCGTGCGGGTCGACGGGCTCGGGCAGGTGACCGAGGTCGGCATCCTGCTGCGGGCAAACGCGGTCGGGCAGATCACCCGCACGCTGGTCTCGGGGCGCGTGATGTACGGCGAGACGCTCCGCGAGGCGCTGTTCCGTCACCTCGAGAAAGACCTCGGCCCGATGGCGTTCCCGCAGCTGCCGGCGAGCCCGGTGCCGTTCCAGGTGGCGGAGTACTTCCCGATGCCGGGGGTGTCGCCGTACACCGACGAGCGGCAGCACGCCGTCTCGCTGGCGTACGTCGTTCCCGTGACCGGCACGTGCGATCCGCGTCAGGATGCGCTCGAGCTGACCTGGATGACACCGGAGGAGGCCGTGTCCCTCACCGTATCGGAGGAGCTCGAGGGGGGCCGCGGCGCGCTCGTGAAGGCGGCGATGGCCTCGCTCGGCCGCATCGCCTGA